GGCAAAGAATGAAATGAACGACCAATTAATAGTCCGTCGCCAAAAGATGGAAGAATTACGTGAAAACGGAATTGAACCATTTGGCCGAAGAAAATTTGATCGTCAAGATTTGGCAAGTACTTTGGAAGAAAAGTATGGCAATGAAGATAAGGAAGAATTAAACGCTGATATGCCTAAGACCAAAATTGCAGGTCGTATGCTTGCAAAACGTGGTAAGGGTAAGGTTGGTTTTGCTGATCTTTATGACCGTACTGGTAAGATTCAAATTTATGTACGTAAGGATATTGTTGGCGAAGATAACTACAAGATCTTTAAGAAATCTGATATTGGTGATTTCTTAGGTATTGAGGGTGAAGTTATGAAGACTGATACTGGAGAGCTTACTATTAGAGCCCTTCACGTAACTTTCTTATCAAAGGCTCTTCGTCCATTACCAGATAAGTACCATGGTTTAAAGGACGTTGAGGCAATTTATCGTCAACGTTACCTTGATTTGATTACCAACCATGATAGTTACATGCGTTTTGTTCACCGTACCCAAATTATCCAAGCTATTCGTGACTACTTAAATGGTCAAAACTTCTTGGAGGTTGAAACTCCAGTACTTCACAACATTCCTGGTGGTGCTGAAGCTCGTCCATTTATTACTCACCACAACGCCTTAGATATCAATCTTTACATGAGAATTGCTTTGGAACTTCCACTTAAGCGTTTGATTGTTGGTGATATGGAACGTGTTTACGAAATCGGCCGTGTATTCAGAAACGAAGGTTTGGACACTCACCACAACCCAGAATTTACTGAACTTGAAAGTTACGCAGCATACTGGGACTACCATGATGTTATGGATGAAGCTGAAGGTATTATCCGTGCTGCAGCTAAGGTTGTTTCAGATGACGGTAAGATCACTTACCAAGGTACTGACATTGACTTAGGCAAGCCATTCCGTCGCGTTCACATGGTTGATTTGATCAAGGAAAAGACTGGCGTTGACTTCTGGAAGCCAATGACCCTTGAAGAAGCAACTAAGATTGCGGAAGACCACGACATCCACGTTGAAAAGTTCTGGAAAGTTGGTCACATTATTAACGCCTTCTTTGAAAAGTACTGTGAAGAAACTATTGTTGACCCAACCTTCGTTTACGGTCACCCAGTAGAAATCTCACCACTTGCTAAGAAGAATGCTGACGATCCAAGATTTACTGATCGTTTCGAAATTTACATCATGGGTGAAGAATACGGTAACGCCTTCTCAGAATTGAACGATCCTGACGACCAACGTGAACGTTTCGAAGCTCAAATGGAAGAACGTGAAGCAGGTAACGACGAAGCTGACATGATCGATGAAGATTACCTTCGTGCTATGGAATACGGTATGCCACCTACAGGTGGTTTGGGTATCGGTATTGACCGTTTGGTAATGCTTTTGACTGATGCTCCAGCTATTCGTGATGTTCTTTTGTTCCCAACAATGCGTCCAGAACGTGTTGAAAGCGTAGAAGCTGAAGTTAAGGCTGATATGGAAAAGAAGAATAAAGAAAACAAGTAATATCAAATTTTGATATAAAAATAAATCTCATATCTGTGTTTTGAAACATGGGTATGAGATTTTTTGTTTATTCAAGGACTGTTGACATAAAGGTGCTTTGGTTATAAACTGCAAATGATTTTATTTTTGGAGGGATAGATTTATGAAATTAAAAAAGATTGGATCTCTGTTTTTAGCGTTATTCTTTTTTAGTTTAGTGGCTATAGGATTAACTACTAATCAAGCAGTTAAAGCAGATGATGATGATGAAGATTATCATGCTTCATCTGAACAATTGATAAATAAATTTTTTAATGAGCGTGAATTGTTAAAAAACGGAGCTCGTGCAGAAATTTTAGATGAGTCACAACCTGGGACTTGGTATGAACATACATTTATTATTTACAATGATCAATATCATGATTTTGATCATATGCCTTACGGTACTTATACAATTGCAAATGAAATGTATGTAAAGAATTGGAAAAAGCCAAGTGACCAAAACCTAAGATTGACTTTCTATTCGACTATTAATAATCCTAGAACGGATGCGGCAATTCGAGATAATATTCAAGGCTCCGTTGACATTCCGGCTGGTAAAGACAGCGGATATAGTTTCTGGGTTATTAAGGTTCGTTGTGATAAAGATGGATTAAAAGTTTTATCTCACAAAGATTATGATCACGATCCAGCTTCACCATATTCAGTAAAGCAAGTTAAGAATATTTTCTTAAAGAATTTAACTTTAAAGTCAGCTAAAAAGTCTGCTTTTGTAGGTAATAAACCTAAATTTAAATTTAGCAATATTTCTTTTGTTAACCCTAATATTATTAATGAAGCACGTGGTACTAATTGGAATCGTTCAATGCTTTCACATAAGGGCAAGCTTCCAGTTCACGATTATGATTTTAAAGCACATGTAAGAGTCAATAATTTTAAGCCAAGTAAAAGGAACAGAAATTATGATCTAGTAGACAAAGATGGCGATACCATCAGTGAAATTCATGTGCCTAAGAATTCTAAGAGCGGTACCGGTAATATTAAGTTGGACTTAGAGCTGACCTTTGATAGTTACTATTTTGAAGCTAAGTAATTCAACTTTTTCTCAAAAAGTATTTGCAAAGAGAATAATCTTTGCTATAATACTTTTTGTATCGCGGAAGTAGTTCAGTGGTAGAACATCACCTTGCCATGGTGGGGGTCGCGGGTTCGAATCCCGTCTTCCGCTCCAAGACAAAAGCTCATCTTTGGATGAGCTTTTTATTTTTCCATATATGCAGTTTTAGATGTAAGAAAACTTTTTGAATTTTTTACAAAAAACTATTGCAATGTATCAGATACCTGCTATAATTATACTTGCTGTTGCGGAAGTAGTTCAGTGGTAGAACATCACCTTGCCATGGTGGGGGTCGCGGGTTCGAATCCCGTCTTCCGCTCCAAGATAGAAGGCTCACCAAGTGGTGAGTCTTTTTTTACGGGAAATAGCTCAGTTTGGTAGAGCGCTACGTTCGGGACGTAGAGGTCGCCGGTTCAAGTCCGATTTTCCCGATATACAAGCTATCCGTTTGGGTAGCTTTTTTCTTTTTGCTATAATATCTTTTAAAACTTAAAGGGAGATTAAAAATGACTGCAACTACTGAAGAAAAATACAAATTATTAGTGGAGCAAGCTAGAGCTTTGATTGAGGGAGAAGATGATTGGATTGCTAATACAGCCAATTTGTCAGCTCTTTTGTTTAATTCGTTAAACGATGTAAATTTTGCGGGTGTTTATCGCTATGAAAATGGTGAACTGATATTAGGTCCATTTCAGGGGATGCCAGCATGTGTTCATATTCAAATGGGAAAAGGTGTTTGTGGTACGGCTGCACAAGCAAAAACAACGCAGATTGTTAAGGATGTACATGAATTTGCTGGTCACATTGCTTGTGATAGTGCTTCAAATTCGGAAATCGTTGTCCCAATTTTTAATCAGGGAAAACTTTGGGGCGTCTTTGATTTTGATTCGACCAAGCTAGCTAATTTTGACGAAATTGATAAAAAGTATTTAACTGAAATAGCGAAAGCAATTTTTGCGTAATTATTAGAATTGGACATAATGAAGTTGAAGATAAGTCAAATTGTTTTACTTACTGACAAAAGAAAAGTAAAATACCATAACGTATTTTAAAGGGTGGTGTTTGTATGGAAAATTCATATAGTAAGAGCGTTAATC
This is a stretch of genomic DNA from Lactobacillus crispatus. It encodes these proteins:
- the lysS gene encoding lysine--tRNA ligase; translated protein: MAKNEMNDQLIVRRQKMEELRENGIEPFGRRKFDRQDLASTLEEKYGNEDKEELNADMPKTKIAGRMLAKRGKGKVGFADLYDRTGKIQIYVRKDIVGEDNYKIFKKSDIGDFLGIEGEVMKTDTGELTIRALHVTFLSKALRPLPDKYHGLKDVEAIYRQRYLDLITNHDSYMRFVHRTQIIQAIRDYLNGQNFLEVETPVLHNIPGGAEARPFITHHNALDINLYMRIALELPLKRLIVGDMERVYEIGRVFRNEGLDTHHNPEFTELESYAAYWDYHDVMDEAEGIIRAAAKVVSDDGKITYQGTDIDLGKPFRRVHMVDLIKEKTGVDFWKPMTLEEATKIAEDHDIHVEKFWKVGHIINAFFEKYCEETIVDPTFVYGHPVEISPLAKKNADDPRFTDRFEIYIMGEEYGNAFSELNDPDDQRERFEAQMEEREAGNDEADMIDEDYLRAMEYGMPPTGGLGIGIDRLVMLLTDAPAIRDVLLFPTMRPERVESVEAEVKADMEKKNKENK
- a CDS encoding GAF domain-containing protein; amino-acid sequence: MTATTEEKYKLLVEQARALIEGEDDWIANTANLSALLFNSLNDVNFAGVYRYENGELILGPFQGMPACVHIQMGKGVCGTAAQAKTTQIVKDVHEFAGHIACDSASNSEIVVPIFNQGKLWGVFDFDSTKLANFDEIDKKYLTEIAKAIFA